A DNA window from Linepithema humile isolate Giens D197 chromosome 6, Lhum_UNIL_v1.0, whole genome shotgun sequence contains the following coding sequences:
- the LOC105672958 gene encoding cytochrome P450 9e2-like, protein MIYAIALSVIVGALGIYYYLFKDLNFYKKHGIPHAKPLPFLGNMGPSLFRRQSVAELVKWIYNLNPDAKYVGMYDLTRPLTVIRDPELIKSITLKHFDTFPDHRAFIDETQDPLFGKNLVALRGKRWHEVRSILSPAFTSSKMKSMFKLMSDYGANFSDYLAQMPSEKRKMEMKDVFTRYTNDVIATCAFGVTVDSMKNPKNEFYVYGREATVFSALMFLKFYIFRSLPWLARILRLRFVREKIGNFFRDLVKDTIKTRDEKGIVRPDMLQLMMESRGKEGKAALTIEDMVSQAFIFFFGGFESTSTLMCFAAHEIAVNQDVQERLQNEIDEVLEKTNGQAPYEAVNSMEYLDAVINEALRMYPVGVALDRACVEDFELPPTLPGIKPFTLKKGDGIWIPVYGLHHDPKYFEEPEKFDPERFLGERKNNSLHCGAYLPFGLGPRMCIGNRFALLETKVLLFHLLARCDLKPYEKTSIPLKIAKDGFNMKPEGGFWLNVVPRKNPHHTITKKI, encoded by the coding sequence ATGATATATGCAATCGCTTTATCGGTGATAGTAGGCGCGTTaggcatttattattatctcttcaaggatttaaatttctacaaaaaacaTGGAATACCGCATGCAAAACCTCTTCCTTTCTTGGGTAACATGGGTCCATCGCTCTTCCGTCGTCAGTCGGTAGCCGAACTTGTCAAGTggatatacaatttaaatccTGACGCCAAGTATGTCGGCATGTATGATTTAACCAGACCGCTCACCGTGATTCGCGACCCCGAGCTTATTAAATCCATCACGCTAAAACACTTCGATACGTTTCCGGATCATCGCGCCTTTATCGATGAAACTCAAGATCCATTATTTGGCAAGAATCTTGTCGCTCTTCGTGGAAAAAGGTGGCATGAGGTGCGATCTATATTGAGTCCAGCTTTCACATCCAGTAAAATGAAAAGTATGTTCAAATTGATGTCGGATTATGGTGCAAATTTTAGCGATTACTTGGCGCAAATGCCGTCGGAAAAGCGGAAAATGGAAATGAAAGATGTCTTTACAAGATATACTAATGACGTGATCGCTACCTGCGCTTTTGGCGTCACCGTTGATTCCATGAAAAATCCGAAGAACGAATTCTATGTGTACGGCAGAGAAGCGACCGTTTTCAGCGCTCTTATGTTCTtgaaattctatatatttagaaGTTTGCCTTGGCTAGCACGAATACTCCGATTGAGATTTGTACGTGAAAAAATAGGAAATTTCTTCCGAGATCTTGTGAAGGATACGATAAAAACCAGGGATGAGAAAGGTATCGTTCGACCAGATATGCTGCAGCTGATGATGGAAAGCAGAGGCAAAGAAGGTAAAGCAGCACTGACTATCGAAGATATGGTGTCGCAAgcgtttattttctttttcggcGGCTTTGAAAGCACTTCGACTTTAATGTGCTTTGCCGCGCATGAAATTGCGGTGAATCAAGATGTACAAGAAAGACTTCAAAATGAAATCGATGAGGTCTTGGAAAAGACGAATGGACAAGCACCTTACGAAGCGGTGAACAGTATGGAATACTTAGACGCTGTCATCAACGAAGCTCTCAGAATGTATCCGGTTGGCGTGGCGTTAGATAGAGCATGCGTAGAAGACTTTGAATTACCACCTACCTTACCAGGAATAAAGCCTTTTACCTTAAAAAAAGGAGACGGTATATGGATACCAGTTTATGGACTTCATCATGATCCTAAATACTTCGAGGAGCCGGAAAAATTCGATCCCGAGCGGTTTCTTGGAGAGCGAAAGAATAACTCTCTCCACTGCGGAGCTTATCTGCCTTTCGGATTGGGTCCAAGAATGTGTATAGGCAATAGGTTCGCATTGTTAGAAACAAAGGTCCTTCTCTTTCATCTGCTGGCACGTTGTGATCTGAAGCCTTACGAGAAAACATCGATACCGCTCAAAATCGCTAAAGACGGTTTTAATATGAAACCAGAAGGAGGTTTCTGGCTGAACGTAGTACCGAGGAAAAATCCACATCACACTATTacgaaaaagatataa